A region from the Helcococcus ovis genome encodes:
- a CDS encoding class II fructose-bisphosphate aldolase, which yields MKVSSREILKNAQENNYAVPAVNFIDGLTAKAYLEVSEEYDVPLILAFAQAHEEWLSLEDAAFIGKYIQQSASSPIVLHLDHGQNIDYIKKAIDLGFNSVMIDASTETFENNVKITKEVVDYSHKYGVDVEAEIGFVGANDNLENYKVVKSIYTDVEDAVEFVKKTNVDSLAISIGTAHGIYKGIPKINFQRLSEIRKKIDLPLVLHGGSSTGYDNLNKCVLGGITKINLFSDMINAGFDANKKTNVNDYPSLIFNIKDNIKKKLIEYYKVFRLIE from the coding sequence ATGAAAGTATCATCTCGAGAAATTTTAAAAAATGCTCAAGAAAATAATTATGCGGTACCTGCGGTAAATTTTATTGATGGACTTACGGCTAAAGCATATTTAGAAGTTTCTGAAGAATATGATGTTCCTTTGATATTAGCATTTGCACAAGCTCATGAAGAGTGGTTGTCTTTAGAAGATGCAGCTTTTATAGGAAAATACATTCAGCAAAGTGCTTCATCTCCAATAGTATTGCATTTGGATCACGGACAAAATATAGATTATATAAAGAAAGCAATTGATTTAGGATTTAATTCAGTAATGATTGATGCTTCAACAGAAACATTTGAAAATAATGTAAAAATAACAAAAGAAGTTGTTGATTATTCCCATAAATATGGTGTTGATGTTGAAGCTGAAATCGGATTTGTTGGTGCAAATGATAACTTAGAAAATTATAAAGTAGTAAAATCAATATACACTGATGTTGAAGATGCAGTTGAATTTGTAAAAAAAACAAATGTTGATTCACTAGCGATTTCAATAGGAACAGCTCATGGAATATATAAAGGTATTCCAAAAATTAATTTTCAAAGATTATCTGAAATTAGAAAAAAAATAGATTTACCTTTAGTTTTACATGGTGGATCCTCAACAGGTTATGATAACTTAAACAAATGTGTTTTGGGAGGAATAACTAAAATAAATTTATTTTCAGATATGATTAATGCAGGATTTGACGCTAATAAAAAAACTAATGTAAATGATTATCCATCTTTGATATTTAATATAAAAGACAATATAAAAAAGAAATTAATAGAATATTATAAAGTATTTAGATTAATTGAATAA
- the rplT gene encoding 50S ribosomal protein L20: protein MARVKRAVNSKKNHKKYLKLAKGYFGGKSRLFRTAKQAVMKSLQYAYIGRKNRKRDFRQLWIARINAASRANGLSYSKFMGGLKKANIDINRKMLSEIAINDPQAFSKLVETAKNA from the coding sequence ATGGCAAGAGTAAAACGTGCAGTAAATTCAAAGAAAAATCATAAAAAATACTTAAAATTAGCTAAGGGATACTTTGGTGGAAAATCAAGATTATTCAGAACAGCTAAACAAGCAGTAATGAAATCATTACAATATGCTTATATTGGTAGAAAAAATAGAAAAAGAGATTTTAGACAATTATGGATTGCAAGAATCAACGCAGCTTCAAGAGCAAATGGTTTAAGCTATTCAAAATTTATGGGTGGATTAAAGAAAGCTAATATCGATATCAATAGAAAAATGTTATCAGAAATAGCTATTAATGATCCTCAAGCATTTTCAAAATTAGTTGAAACAGCTAAAAATGCTTAA
- a CDS encoding TrkH family potassium uptake protein, with translation MKVKNFLSNIFKAKNATRFILNMYILIIIIGAFILMLPISSNSGNFTSLMDALFTTVSAICVTGLTTVTTATHWSVIGKFVIIILIQLGGLGIMTAASIISLIFNKKMSISDRLHLSEEKNTVSIQGIIRLIKFIIYSTFIIELVGAIFFMFTFIPEYGVLNGIAYSIFHSISAFCNAGFDIIGSESLTKYALNVNVSLVISALIIIGGIGHKVITEILEKKFSFKNYSLHTKLVIIMTASLLIFPTIFFMIVEWNNPETLGQYGFFGKLLVSFFESTTLRTAGFFTTNQKMYSNASALIMILMMFIGGSPAGTAGGFKTTSFASMFLITKSNVKQEKNIVIFRRTISSQITKKIIALFTISIAWIFTITILMSLTDSAKDFVDIIYEILSAYGTVGLTRGITPDLSELGKIFIMATMIFGKIGPISMIYAFIGKSKPKTFKEQEENILIG, from the coding sequence ATGAAAGTTAAAAATTTTTTAAGTAATATATTTAAGGCTAAAAATGCAACAAGATTTATCTTAAATATGTATATTTTAATAATTATAATAGGTGCATTTATTTTGATGCTTCCAATATCATCAAATTCAGGAAATTTTACATCATTAATGGATGCATTATTTACAACTGTTTCTGCAATATGTGTTACAGGATTAACTACTGTAACCACTGCAACACATTGGTCAGTTATAGGTAAGTTTGTAATTATTATACTTATACAACTTGGTGGATTGGGTATAATGACTGCTGCATCCATAATATCATTGATTTTTAATAAAAAAATGTCTATTTCAGATAGACTACATTTATCAGAAGAAAAAAATACCGTTTCGATTCAAGGCATTATTAGACTTATAAAATTTATTATTTATTCTACATTTATAATTGAGTTAGTCGGAGCTATATTTTTTATGTTTACATTTATTCCCGAATATGGAGTGTTAAATGGTATAGCTTATAGTATTTTTCATTCAATTTCCGCATTTTGTAATGCGGGATTTGATATAATAGGATCTGAAAGTTTAACAAAGTATGCATTAAATGTAAATGTATCACTTGTAATTTCTGCATTGATAATTATAGGTGGTATTGGACATAAGGTTATAACTGAAATTTTAGAAAAAAAATTTTCATTTAAGAATTATTCACTACATACTAAACTTGTAATTATTATGACAGCATCTTTGTTAATTTTCCCGACAATATTTTTTATGATAGTAGAATGGAATAATCCTGAAACTTTAGGTCAATATGGTTTTTTTGGAAAATTATTAGTGTCATTTTTTGAATCAACAACATTAAGAACTGCTGGATTTTTCACAACTAATCAAAAAATGTATTCAAATGCATCTGCATTAATAATGATATTAATGATGTTTATTGGGGGCTCACCTGCTGGAACTGCCGGGGGATTTAAGACTACAAGTTTTGCAAGCATGTTTTTAATCACAAAGTCAAATGTTAAACAAGAGAAAAATATTGTTATTTTTAGAAGAACAATATCTTCACAAATTACAAAAAAAATTATTGCCTTATTTACAATATCAATAGCTTGGATATTTACTATAACAATTTTAATGTCTTTAACAGACTCTGCTAAAGATTTTGTAGATATAATCTATGAAATTTTGTCTGCATATGGTACTGTTGGTTTAACGAGGGGAATTACTCCTGATTTATCAGAATTAGGCAAGATATTTATAATGGCAACTATGATTTTTGGGAAAATAGGGCCTATATCAATGATATATGCATTTATAGGAAAATCTAAACCAAAAACATTTAAGGAACAAGAAGAAAATATTTTAATTGGATAG
- a CDS encoding BglG family transcription antiterminator: protein MNKRQIMILQTIKLKDEYITAKSMSEIFGVSTKTIYKDIDKINEYIKQYDIKIEKLPRKGIKINDKYQIKKLFSILSNLDFNKNNDNKSIEFREEYLFKEILLNRKKLNVFDYEDNAYLSEGSARRDIKKFEKYLISKKIYLEKENGRFYVTGDEVNIRKTIKEYLYALIDNSNFEDIKTLSRFYNIETIYNCKNVINELGRKYNYSLSKRYFNTLLIDLLVQIHMIELGFILYDYKISLNFDINHFEVYFYAREILTKILNLKEEIPSQEIEALSYTLLAVGFEINSIGYNSRLYKSVIALIKKVSNILDIDLTQDEHLKDMLISHVGPMIFRLKKSISVINPVVEEVKKQYSVLYNVIWLSVRELTDEFNIKMTDDEAAFLAIHFQIAVEKVHKSINILVICPHGISTSELIVSKLNRIILGTDKVIKADFDDLDKIKFNNIDFIVSSVKLNNLKIPIFEVSPVITDEEVKNIRIFYNNLDKNRLTKSNEKIETNKNLIRELLEENILLNSKAKNKEQVFEEIIKISNKLNQKDSQFLDSIKKRENMGSTSVYTGISIPHCDPKHVARSQLGIITLDKPIEWGKNLIKVVLLIAISDHDINSTKDILINIYRKIENRNFIDKISSSKTKEELISTFINWREDYV from the coding sequence TTGAATAAAAGGCAAATTATGATTTTACAAACAATTAAATTAAAAGATGAGTATATAACAGCTAAAAGTATGTCAGAAATATTTGGAGTTTCGACTAAAACAATTTATAAAGATATTGATAAAATAAATGAATATATTAAACAATATGATATAAAAATAGAAAAATTGCCACGAAAAGGAATTAAAATAAATGATAAATATCAGATAAAAAAATTATTTTCAATTTTATCAAATTTAGATTTTAACAAAAATAATGATAACAAATCAATTGAGTTTAGAGAAGAATATTTATTTAAGGAAATTTTACTAAATAGGAAAAAATTAAATGTTTTTGATTATGAGGATAATGCATATCTAAGTGAAGGGTCAGCAAGGAGAGATATTAAAAAATTTGAAAAATATTTAATATCAAAAAAAATATATTTAGAAAAAGAAAATGGAAGATTTTATGTAACCGGTGATGAAGTAAATATTAGAAAAACCATTAAAGAATATTTATATGCATTAATAGATAATTCAAATTTTGAAGATATAAAAACTTTATCAAGATTTTATAACATAGAAACTATTTATAATTGTAAGAATGTAATAAATGAATTAGGAAGGAAATATAATTATAGTCTTAGTAAAAGATATTTCAATACGTTATTAATAGACTTATTGGTTCAAATACATATGATTGAATTAGGATTTATACTATATGATTATAAAATTAGTTTAAATTTTGATATTAATCATTTTGAGGTATATTTTTATGCACGAGAAATTTTGACAAAAATATTAAATTTGAAAGAGGAAATTCCTAGTCAAGAAATAGAAGCATTATCTTATACATTATTAGCAGTAGGATTTGAAATAAATAGTATTGGATATAATTCAAGATTATATAAGAGTGTAATAGCATTGATAAAAAAAGTATCAAATATTTTAGATATTGATTTAACACAAGATGAACATTTAAAAGATATGTTAATAAGTCACGTGGGACCAATGATATTTAGATTAAAAAAATCTATTTCTGTTATCAATCCAGTTGTTGAAGAAGTGAAGAAACAATATAGTGTTTTGTATAATGTTATATGGCTATCTGTTAGAGAGTTAACAGATGAATTTAATATAAAAATGACAGATGATGAAGCGGCGTTTTTAGCAATTCATTTTCAAATTGCTGTGGAAAAAGTCCATAAATCTATAAATATATTAGTAATATGTCCACATGGGATATCAACTTCTGAATTAATTGTTAGTAAATTAAATAGGATAATTTTAGGAACAGATAAAGTAATAAAAGCAGATTTTGATGATTTAGATAAAATTAAATTTAATAATATTGATTTTATAGTTTCTTCAGTAAAATTAAATAATCTTAAAATACCTATATTTGAAGTTAGTCCAGTAATAACTGACGAAGAGGTGAAAAATATTCGTATATTTTATAATAATCTAGATAAAAATAGGTTAACAAAATCTAATGAAAAAATAGAAACAAATAAAAATTTAATTAGAGAACTATTAGAAGAAAATATATTGTTAAATAGTAAAGCTAAAAATAAAGAACAAGTTTTTGAAGAAATAATTAAAATATCAAATAAGCTTAATCAAAAAGATTCTCAATTTTTAGATTCAATAAAAAAAAGAGAAAATATGGGGAGTACTAGTGTATATACAGGTATTTCAATTCCGCATTGCGATCCCAAACATGTTGCCAGATCACAGCTAGGAATTATTACATTAGATAAACCTATTGAATGGGGAAAAAACTTAATAAAGGTGGTGTTATTGATTGCTATATCTGATCATGATATTAATAGTACCAAAGATATTTTGATTAATATATATAGAAAAATAGAAAATAGAAATTTTATTGATAAAATATCTAGCTCAAAAACAAAAGAGGAATTAATATCAACATTTATAAATTGGAGAGAGGATTATGTTTGA
- a CDS encoding triose-phosphate isomerase, giving the protein MKIDLKGNFFVFNPKSYLYGEKLINYAKIADKMAKKYPNIDIFVTAPYADLYRLSLETENIIVTSQHLDGIDPGRGMGLVLADSLLNVGVKATFLNHAEYPLSLSELSRSIKKAKELNIITIVCADSVEEAKSIANFDVDIILCEPTELIGTGITSNRDYVKSTSSAIRNINPNVLIMQAAGVSTAEDVYNIITQGADGTGCTSGIVKADNPEQMIIDMIEAVNKAIGG; this is encoded by the coding sequence ATGAAAATAGATTTAAAAGGGAATTTTTTTGTATTTAATCCAAAATCATATTTATATGGTGAAAAATTAATAAATTACGCTAAAATTGCTGATAAAATGGCTAAAAAATATCCTAATATTGATATTTTTGTGACAGCACCATATGCTGATCTATATCGTTTGAGTTTGGAAACGGAAAATATAATTGTGACCTCACAACATTTAGATGGTATAGATCCTGGTAGAGGAATGGGATTAGTTTTAGCTGATTCATTATTAAATGTAGGAGTTAAAGCTACATTTTTAAATCATGCAGAATATCCTTTAAGCTTATCAGAACTCTCTCGTTCGATTAAAAAAGCTAAAGAATTAAACATAATTACAATTGTATGTGCAGATTCAGTAGAAGAAGCAAAGTCTATAGCAAATTTTGATGTAGATATTATTTTATGCGAACCTACTGAATTAATAGGAACAGGAATAACAAGTAATAGGGATTATGTTAAGTCTACAAGTAGTGCTATTAGAAATATAAATCCAAATGTTCTTATTATGCAAGCAGCTGGAGTGAGTACAGCTGAAGATGTATATAATATAATTACTCAAGGAGCTGATGGAACTGGATGTACAAGCGGGATTGTAAAAGCTGATAATCCTGAACAAATGATAATTGATATGATTGAAGCTGTTAACAAAGCTATTGGAGGTTAG
- a CDS encoding potassium channel family protein, with translation MKQYAVIGLGRFGTSVASTLHELGHEVVVVDENEDNINELGDYCTHGLIGDSTQMDVLRAAGVKEVDSVIIAITNFETSIMTALLCKELGAKNVIAKARNDSHAKILERIGVDNVVIPEKDMGKKLAHNLSSKNVVDIITLSSNYDIVEMKVPESWQGKTIAQLDIRKHYGLNILGVNKDGEFVGNPSPSMDLKPGDNLIIMGSTNEISKIENIE, from the coding sequence ATGAAACAATATGCAGTTATTGGATTAGGAAGATTTGGTACTTCAGTTGCTTCTACTCTTCATGAATTAGGGCATGAGGTTGTTGTTGTAGATGAAAATGAAGATAATATAAATGAATTAGGAGATTATTGTACGCATGGATTAATTGGAGATTCGACTCAAATGGATGTATTAAGAGCTGCAGGAGTCAAAGAAGTTGATTCAGTAATTATTGCTATAACAAACTTTGAAACATCTATTATGACTGCTTTACTATGTAAAGAATTAGGTGCTAAAAATGTAATAGCAAAAGCTAGAAATGATAGTCATGCTAAGATTTTAGAAAGAATAGGTGTTGATAATGTAGTTATCCCTGAAAAAGATATGGGGAAAAAATTAGCTCATAATTTATCTTCTAAAAATGTTGTTGACATTATTACACTTTCTTCAAATTATGATATTGTTGAAATGAAAGTACCGGAGTCATGGCAAGGTAAAACAATTGCACAATTAGATATTAGAAAACATTATGGTTTAAATATTTTAGGGGTAAATAAGGATGGAGAATTTGTGGGTAATCCAAGTCCATCTATGGATTTAAAGCCGGGGGATAATTTAATTATAATGGGTTCAACAAATGAAATATCTAAAATTGAAAATATTGAATAG
- the infC gene encoding translation initiation factor IF-3, whose translation MYFRRYVIKELQINNQIRFPKVRLIDVDGEQLGMFTSADAQKRADEQGLDLVLLSPNANPPVCRIMDYSKFKYEQIKKQKEAKKNAKTVNVQEIRLSPTIQQHDLEIKAKNASKIIKKEDKVKVSIRFRGREMAHKDLGKEVLDKFFELVSDIAQISSKPKMEGRSMQMIIEPKSE comes from the coding sequence ATATACTTTAGGAGGTATGTTATTAAAGAACTTCAAATAAACAATCAAATTCGTTTTCCAAAAGTAAGATTAATAGATGTTGATGGAGAACAATTAGGTATGTTTACTTCAGCAGATGCACAAAAAAGAGCCGATGAACAAGGATTAGATTTGGTGTTATTATCACCTAATGCAAATCCGCCAGTTTGCAGAATTATGGATTACAGTAAATTCAAATATGAGCAAATAAAAAAACAAAAAGAAGCTAAAAAGAATGCTAAAACTGTTAACGTTCAAGAGATAAGATTGTCTCCAACAATTCAACAACATGATTTAGAAATTAAAGCCAAAAATGCAAGTAAAATCATAAAAAAAGAAGATAAAGTTAAGGTAAGTATTAGATTTAGAGGAAGAGAAATGGCTCACAAAGATTTAGGTAAAGAAGTATTGGATAAATTCTTCGAACTAGTAAGTGATATTGCTCAAATATCCAGTAAACCTAAAATGGAAGGCCGTAGCATGCAGATGATAATAGAACCAAAATCAGAATAA
- a CDS encoding TrmH family RNA methyltransferase yields MYEIITSLNNNFIKEIKKLRFKKNRQKLNKFIIESKKLILEAISSGYEVERVFVMEGKLSLFHNETYISEKLFNDVSCMVNPDGYLAILRIKKNNFLSNKVLILDNIQDPGNMGTLIRSAEAFGFNTIVSINSVDFYNEKVLRATMGSVFRLNLIDTNYSFLENMKDYTIYIADMHGYDYRKSIPSKKIAIVIGNEGNGISDEILKIKHELIKIPMLGRIESLNAGVSGAILMSNFIEE; encoded by the coding sequence ATGTATGAAATAATAACAAGTTTAAATAATAATTTTATAAAAGAAATTAAAAAACTAAGATTTAAAAAAAATAGACAAAAATTAAATAAATTTATTATAGAATCAAAAAAATTAATTTTAGAAGCTATTTCATCAGGATATGAAGTAGAAAGAGTTTTTGTTATGGAAGGAAAATTATCTTTATTTCATAATGAAACTTATATATCAGAAAAATTATTTAATGATGTTTCATGTATGGTTAATCCGGATGGATACTTAGCTATTTTAAGAATTAAGAAAAACAATTTTTTATCTAATAAAGTTTTAATATTAGATAATATTCAAGATCCCGGAAATATGGGAACTTTGATAAGGTCTGCAGAAGCTTTTGGATTTAATACAATTGTATCAATTAATTCAGTTGATTTTTATAATGAAAAAGTATTAAGAGCAACCATGGGTTCGGTTTTTAGACTTAATTTAATTGATACTAATTATAGCTTTTTAGAAAACATGAAGGATTACACAATTTACATTGCAGATATGCATGGTTATGATTATAGAAAATCAATTCCATCAAAAAAAATTGCTATTGTAATAGGAAATGAGGGAAATGGTATTTCGGATGAAATATTAAAAATAAAACATGAATTAATTAAAATTCCAATGTTAGGTAGGATTGAGTCACTTAATGCTGGCGTAAGTGGAGCTATCTTAATGTCGAATTTTATAGAGGAATAG
- a CDS encoding PTS sugar transporter subunit IIA, with protein sequence MFEHKIIKLKVKNIKNNKEVLNVLSNALIKEKIVKSSFKNAVIDREMKYPTGLEFEGYSIALPHTESEHVNKSQIAIMTLEKPVKFYEMTSLDKEIDVKIIFMLALKNSEQHIKILQKVMKLVQDKDTMNKLYSFDDSEVNIKKLIKLLEEYEFN encoded by the coding sequence ATGTTTGAGCATAAAATTATAAAGTTAAAAGTTAAAAATATAAAAAATAATAAGGAGGTGTTAAATGTTTTATCAAATGCTCTTATAAAAGAAAAAATTGTAAAGTCATCATTTAAAAATGCTGTAATAGATCGTGAAATGAAATATCCTACTGGACTAGAGTTTGAGGGGTATAGTATTGCTTTGCCACATACAGAGAGCGAACATGTCAACAAATCTCAAATTGCAATTATGACACTTGAAAAACCGGTAAAGTTTTATGAAATGACATCACTTGATAAAGAAATCGATGTAAAAATAATTTTTATGTTGGCATTAAAAAATAGTGAACAACATATAAAAATTTTACAAAAGGTAATGAAATTAGTTCAGGATAAAGATACAATGAACAAATTGTATTCATTTGACGATTCAGAAGTTAATATTAAAAAATTAATTAAGTTATTAGAAGAGTATGAATTTAATTAA
- a CDS encoding YjbQ family protein — translation MTVYMKDYEVETKEGQVTYIDITKKVRYSIESSGISKGICIVTTNHTTCSIFFEEFTHDIDENGTDFLLLDMDECLQKIIPNHESSEIYRYPGDEHYHQVKSWKNHEQWLPNGDRSKLWNADAHIKSSIIGSSETFVVKNNELFVGITGYIYFVDFDRTRERKRKFTVTVIGE, via the coding sequence ATGACCGTATATATGAAAGATTATGAAGTTGAAACTAAGGAGGGACAGGTTACATATATAGATATTACAAAAAAAGTAAGATATTCTATTGAATCTAGTGGTATAAGTAAGGGAATTTGTATAGTAACAACAAATCATACAACATGTTCAATATTTTTTGAAGAATTTACACATGATATTGACGAAAATGGAACGGATTTTTTGCTACTTGATATGGATGAATGTCTTCAAAAAATTATTCCAAATCATGAAAGTTCAGAGATTTATAGATATCCGGGAGATGAACATTACCATCAGGTTAAATCTTGGAAAAATCATGAACAATGGTTACCTAATGGGGATCGTTCAAAATTGTGGAATGCAGATGCACATATAAAATCTTCAATAATAGGTTCAAGTGAGACTTTTGTTGTAAAAAATAATGAGTTATTTGTTGGAATAACAGGATATATATATTTTGTAGATTTTGATAGAACAAGAGAACGAAAAAGAAAATTTACGGTTACCGTAATAGGAGAATAA
- a CDS encoding PTS sugar transporter subunit IIB codes for MKKLLIMCGSGIATSTVVAGKVKQWLKDNNLENNVQIYQSKVAEEVNHIDDYDVVISTTTVPDNIKEKVIFGLPLLTNIGVDEMWNKLKIELEDKK; via the coding sequence ATGAAGAAATTACTTATTATGTGTGGTTCAGGAATTGCAACTTCTACAGTTGTTGCAGGTAAAGTTAAACAATGGTTAAAAGATAATAATTTAGAAAATAATGTACAAATTTACCAATCAAAAGTTGCGGAAGAAGTTAATCATATAGATGATTATGATGTTGTAATTTCAACAACAACAGTTCCGGATAATATTAAAGAAAAAGTAATATTTGGACTTCCATTATTAACAAATATTGGAGTTGATGAAATGTGGAATAAATTAAAAATAGAATTGGAAGATAAAAAATGA
- a CDS encoding PTS galactitol transporter subunit IIC, which produces MLELFQKFIDMGAIVVLPILIFIFGIILGTKPKKAFVSGIIVGVGFVGLNMVIDLLGSSLGPAAQKMVKIFGLNLTTIDVGWPAAAAISYGTVLGSLAIPIGIGLNIILLFLGLTKTLMVDMWNFWHAAFVASLVYAITKDFALGIYATVAYLTMIYLLADIIAPRIKKFYGFSNITFPHGTSAPGFLFALPLNWIFERIPGFNKIEADPESVQKRFGVFGESTVVGLVIGFGMGILAGYDFGAVLQLGIKTSAVMVLMPRMVSLLMEGLSPISESANSFVQKRFPGREVNIGMDSALSVGHPAVLSSSLLLVPITILLAVILPGNTTLPFGDLATIPFVVCLMAAVFNGNIVRTVVGGTIYMALILYITSWAAPLVTMAAKSANFDLGGNKRITAMAEGGLWPTLIFILSGKYMPWIMISIILVVSLIGLYYVNKVKNKK; this is translated from the coding sequence ATGTTAGAACTTTTTCAAAAATTTATTGATATGGGAGCTATAGTAGTGTTACCAATTCTGATTTTTATATTTGGAATCATACTTGGAACAAAACCTAAAAAAGCATTTGTATCTGGAATAATAGTTGGGGTTGGGTTCGTTGGACTTAATATGGTTATAGATTTATTGGGTAGTAGCTTAGGACCAGCAGCTCAAAAAATGGTAAAAATATTTGGATTAAATTTAACGACAATCGATGTTGGATGGCCAGCAGCAGCTGCGATTTCTTATGGAACTGTTTTGGGAAGTTTAGCTATTCCTATAGGAATAGGGCTTAATATAATATTATTATTTTTAGGATTAACAAAAACGCTTATGGTTGATATGTGGAACTTTTGGCATGCAGCTTTTGTTGCATCTCTAGTTTATGCAATAACTAAAGATTTTGCTTTAGGAATTTATGCCACAGTTGCATATTTAACAATGATATATTTGTTAGCTGATATTATAGCTCCTAGAATTAAAAAGTTTTATGGATTTTCTAATATAACATTTCCTCATGGAACATCTGCACCTGGGTTTTTATTTGCATTACCATTAAATTGGATATTTGAAAGAATTCCTGGTTTTAATAAAATAGAAGCTGACCCAGAGTCGGTTCAAAAACGATTTGGGGTATTTGGTGAAAGTACAGTTGTAGGATTGGTAATAGGTTTTGGAATGGGGATTTTAGCAGGATATGATTTTGGAGCAGTTTTACAATTAGGGATTAAGACATCAGCTGTAATGGTATTAATGCCTCGAATGGTTTCGCTTTTAATGGAAGGGTTGTCACCAATTTCGGAGTCAGCAAATTCATTTGTTCAAAAACGATTTCCAGGAAGAGAAGTTAATATTGGAATGGATTCTGCCTTATCAGTAGGTCATCCAGCAGTCCTATCAAGTTCGTTGCTATTAGTGCCAATAACAATTCTTTTAGCTGTTATTTTACCAGGAAATACAACATTACCATTTGGGGACTTAGCCACAATACCATTTGTTGTATGTTTGATGGCAGCGGTATTTAATGGAAATATTGTTCGTACTGTAGTTGGAGGAACTATATATATGGCTCTAATATTATATATAACTTCTTGGGCTGCTCCATTAGTAACTATGGCGGCAAAATCTGCTAATTTTGACTTAGGTGGAAATAAAAGAATAACGGCTATGGCAGAAGGTGGATTATGGCCAACTTTAATATTTATTTTATCTGGGAAATATATGCCATGGATAATGATAAGTATAATTTTAGTTGTCAGTTTAATTGGGCTATATTATGTAAATAAAGTTAAAAATAAAAAATAA
- the rpmI gene encoding 50S ribosomal protein L35, which translates to MPKMKTHRGSAKRFKRTGSGKLKRFKAYKSHITAKKSPKRIRNLRKSTLVSSADMKRIGQMIP; encoded by the coding sequence ATGCCAAAAATGAAAACACATAGAGGTTCAGCAAAAAGATTTAAGAGAACTGGATCGGGAAAATTAAAGAGATTTAAAGCTTATAAGAGTCATATCACAGCAAAAAAATCACCAAAAAGAATTAGAAACTTAAGAAAATCTACATTGGTAAGTAGTGCAGATATGAAGAGAATTGGACAAATGATTCCTTAG